GGAACGATCTCTCCGACCCGCTGCTCGCCGGGCTGAAGCAGCATCCGCGCCGGCTGGAGGGGCGCTGCGGCGCCTGCCGCCACATCGACATCTGCAACGGCAGCTCGAGGGTGCGCGCCGGCCAGGTCACGGGCAATCCGTGGGCGGAAGACCCGGCCTGTTACCTGAGCGACGACGAGATCGGCGTCACCCCGGCCGACTACGGCCGCGAGCGGGTGGTGACGACGCCCTGGGTCCGGCTGCAGAAGGTGGACGCATGAAGCCCTTCGTCCGTGTGATCGTGCTGTGGGTGCTGGCGATGGTCGCGATCTTCGCCGTGCAGGCGTTCGCCGCCGAGGGCGGCGCGCGCGCCGATGCGGCGGCGCTCTACCTGCAGCACTGCGCGAGCTGCCATTCCCCCGACCGGCTCGGCGGCATGGGGCCGGCGCTGCTGCCGGACAACCTGGCGCGGCTGCGCAAGGCCGAGGCCGTGCAGGTGATCGGGGGCGGGCGCGCGGCGACGCAGATGCCGGCCTTCGGCGGGCAGCTTTCCAGGGACGAGATCGCGGCGCTCGCCGAACTGATCTACACGCCGGTGGTGCCCGCGCCGGCATGGACCGAGGCGGACATCCGCGCCTCGCGCATCCAGCACGTAGACCCGAAGACGCTGGGCGACAAGCCGGTGTTCGCCGCCGATCCGCTCAATCTCTTCCTGGTGGTGGAGGCGGGCGACCACCACGTCAGCGTGCTCGACGGCGACCGGCTGGAGCCCATCTTCCGCTTCCAGTCGCGCTACGCGCTGCACGGCGGGCCGAAGTTCGCCGGCGGCGGGCGCTACGTGTTCTTCGGTTCGCGCGACGGCTGGGTCACCAAGTTCGACATGTGGAACCTGAAGGTGGTGGCCGAGATCCGCGCCGGCATCAACACCCGCAACGTCGCCGTGTCGCCCGACGGCAAGCACGTGGCGGTGGCGAACTACCTGCCGAACACGCTGGTGCTGCTCGACGGCGACCTCAACCTGGTGAAGTCGATCGAGGCGCTCGACCGCGACGGCAAGCGCAGTTCGCGCGTGTCCGCGGTGTACGACGCCACGCCGCGCCAGTCCTTCATCGCCGCGCTGAAGGACGTGCCCGAGGTGTGGGAGATCAGCTACACGAAGGCGGTCGAGGACATTCCCGTCGGCTTCGTCCACGACTTCAAGCAGCGCGAGGGCAGCTTCATCCCCGGCTACCTGAACCCGCGCCGCACGGTCCTCGACGAGGTGCTGGACGACTTCTTCTTCACCCCGGACTATTCCGAACTGATGGGCGCCTCGCGCGAGGGCGTGGGCCAGGTGGTGAACCTGGACGTGCGCAAGAAGGTGGCGAACCTGCCGCTGGACGGCATGCCGCACCTGGGTTCGGGCATCACCTGGGACTGGACCGGGCCGGACGGCAAGCCGCGCACGGTGATGGCGAGCACCAACCTGAAGTCGGGCGAAGTCACCGTGATCGACATGGCGAGCTGGGAGGTGATCCGGCGCATCCCGACGCGCGGCCCGGGCTTCTTCCTGCGCAGCCACTCCAACAGCGCCTACGCCTTCGTCGATTCGATGATGAGCAAGGACGCCAAGCACATCCTGCAGGTCATCGACAAGCGCACGCTGGAAGTGGTGAAGGAGATCGCCGGCGAGCCGGGCAAGACGCTCGCCCACATCGAATTCACCCGCGACGGCCGCTACGCGCTCGCCAGCCTGTGGGAGAACGACGGCGCGGTCATCGTCTACGACGCGCAGAGCCTGAAGGAGGTCAAGCGCCTGCCGATGAGCAAGCCCGTCGGCAAGTACAACGTGTGGAACAAGATCAGCCGCGACGAAGGCACCAGCCACTGAACGACAATGACACAGGCGGCCCGCCCGCCGGCGCGGCCGCCGTACCGATAGAGAGAGCCCGACACGCCATGGCACTGATACGACTCGACGAACCCACCTCCCACCGCATCCCGCCGGACACCTTCTCGCTGTTCGCGCTCGGCTTCCGCCCCTTCTACCTGCTCGCCGTGCTGTTCTCCGTCGTCGCCATCCCGATCTGGGCGCTGGTGTACTCCGGCGTGCTGCATACCCGGATGCCCGGCATCTGGTGGCATGCCCACGAGATGATCTTCGGCTTTGCGGCAGCGGTCATCGTCGGCTTCCTGTTCACC
This DNA window, taken from Thauera sp. K11, encodes the following:
- a CDS encoding cytochrome D1 domain-containing protein; this translates as MVAIFAVQAFAAEGGARADAAALYLQHCASCHSPDRLGGMGPALLPDNLARLRKAEAVQVIGGGRAATQMPAFGGQLSRDEIAALAELIYTPVVPAPAWTEADIRASRIQHVDPKTLGDKPVFAADPLNLFLVVEAGDHHVSVLDGDRLEPIFRFQSRYALHGGPKFAGGGRYVFFGSRDGWVTKFDMWNLKVVAEIRAGINTRNVAVSPDGKHVAVANYLPNTLVLLDGDLNLVKSIEALDRDGKRSSRVSAVYDATPRQSFIAALKDVPEVWEISYTKAVEDIPVGFVHDFKQREGSFIPGYLNPRRTVLDEVLDDFFFTPDYSELMGASREGVGQVVNLDVRKKVANLPLDGMPHLGSGITWDWTGPDGKPRTVMASTNLKSGEVTVIDMASWEVIRRIPTRGPGFFLRSHSNSAYAFVDSMMSKDAKHILQVIDKRTLEVVKEIAGEPGKTLAHIEFTRDGRYALASLWENDGAVIVYDAQSLKEVKRLPMSKPVGKYNVWNKISRDEGTSH